In Nostoc sp. CENA543, a single genomic region encodes these proteins:
- a CDS encoding LCP family protein, whose protein sequence is MTSQRTSTEGNQSANASKSRGKNAKSGRWLWFWVGMSGIAMVSATAGALLAVSLSSTPLQQAELSPQEEAVFDSDAIAGSGLRFSELTRPVNLLVMGMSVLPPDVRNPPSETKNLRYLPQVNSFDGLSDVMLLVQFEPEKKKIAMLSIPRDTRTEIEGYGIRKINAANVEGGPALTAKTVSNVLGGTGIDRYIRINVLGVEKLIDALGGVTVYVPKDMKYRDDSQHLYIDLKAGKQHLNGNQTLQLLRFRHDELGDIGRIQRQQMVIRALIDQSLNPMTWKELPNILNVVKDNIDTNLTVEELVALVGFSVRTNRSNMQMFMLPGRFSENGEFDASYWIPSKRGITKLMAQHFGVESTSELQVADPARLRIAIQDSTGSDRSQLRPLIKALEKAGYRNIYVYKPWSEPLEVTNIIAQQGDGNGAESIRNSLGFGEVKIESTGSLDSDISIQLGKDWLQKKDLLDSSSSF, encoded by the coding sequence GTGACCAGTCAAAGAACTTCAACCGAAGGAAACCAATCAGCAAACGCCTCCAAGTCCAGGGGAAAAAATGCCAAATCTGGGCGTTGGCTATGGTTCTGGGTGGGGATGAGTGGTATTGCTATGGTGTCAGCAACAGCTGGTGCGCTATTAGCCGTATCTTTAAGTAGCACACCATTACAGCAAGCCGAGTTAAGTCCTCAAGAAGAAGCCGTCTTTGACAGTGACGCGATCGCGGGTAGTGGGTTACGCTTCTCCGAATTAACTCGTCCCGTCAATCTTTTAGTTATGGGAATGAGTGTCCTACCGCCAGATGTGCGGAACCCTCCATCTGAAACTAAAAATTTGCGATATTTACCACAAGTTAACTCCTTTGATGGTCTATCGGATGTCATGCTACTGGTGCAATTTGAACCAGAGAAGAAAAAAATCGCCATGTTGTCCATTCCCAGAGATACCCGCACCGAAATTGAGGGATATGGGATAAGAAAAATTAACGCTGCCAATGTGGAAGGAGGCCCCGCTTTAACCGCCAAAACAGTCAGTAACGTTTTAGGGGGTACAGGGATTGATCGCTACATTCGGATTAATGTCTTAGGAGTAGAAAAACTCATTGATGCTTTGGGTGGAGTGACAGTCTATGTCCCCAAAGATATGAAATATCGTGATGACTCCCAACACTTATATATTGATTTAAAAGCAGGTAAACAGCATCTAAACGGCAATCAGACTCTACAATTACTGCGTTTTCGCCACGATGAACTAGGAGATATTGGCCGCATTCAGCGTCAACAAATGGTCATTCGCGCTTTAATTGACCAAAGCCTCAACCCCATGACCTGGAAAGAATTACCAAACATCCTCAACGTAGTCAAAGATAATATTGACACCAACTTAACCGTTGAAGAACTAGTGGCGTTAGTAGGTTTTAGCGTCCGTACTAATCGGTCGAATATGCAAATGTTTATGCTACCTGGACGCTTTAGCGAAAATGGCGAGTTTGACGCTAGCTACTGGATACCGAGTAAAAGAGGTATTACCAAGTTGATGGCACAACACTTTGGTGTAGAGTCAACATCCGAACTGCAAGTTGCCGATCCAGCCAGGTTAAGAATTGCAATTCAAGATAGCACAGGCAGCGATCGCTCTCAACTCCGTCCATTAATCAAAGCTTTGGAAAAAGCCGGATATCGTAACATCTACGTTTATAAACCCTGGTCTGAACCCCTAGAAGTCACTAACATTATCGCTCAACAGGGAGATGGTAATGGTGCCGAATCAATCCGTAATTCTCTAGGTTTTGGTGAAGTGAAAATAGAGAGTACCGGCAGTCTTGACTCTGATATCAGTATTCAACTAGGTAAAGATTGGTTACAAAAGAAAGATTTATTGGATAGTTCCAGCAGTTTTTGA
- a CDS encoding Uma2 family endonuclease yields MQNSETTLQLRLWTVEDYHRMAEAGIFGAEERVELLEGKIIWMVAKGTAHRSAVGRTDYLIKNKLGERAWVSIQDPIRLNERSEPEPDIAVVKIDQLDYADHHPTPSEVYLVIEVADSSLKLDCEIKAKAYSQAGISDYWVLDVVSRQLYVFREPSPEGYQSRSILAEDKAIAPLHFPDVEILVLEMLPPVISNL; encoded by the coding sequence ATGCAAAACTCAGAAACTACATTACAACTGCGCCTCTGGACAGTGGAAGATTACCACCGGATGGCTGAGGCGGGGATTTTTGGTGCTGAGGAAAGAGTTGAACTCTTAGAAGGAAAAATTATTTGGATGGTCGCCAAAGGAACAGCCCATCGGTCGGCGGTGGGGAGAACAGACTATTTAATCAAAAACAAGCTGGGAGAACGCGCTTGGGTATCTATTCAAGACCCTATCAGGTTAAATGAACGATCTGAACCAGAACCTGATATTGCAGTTGTCAAGATAGACCAATTGGACTACGCAGATCATCACCCTACGCCATCTGAAGTGTATCTTGTTATTGAAGTGGCAGATAGCAGCCTGAAACTAGATTGTGAAATTAAAGCCAAAGCTTACTCACAAGCTGGAATTTCCGATTACTGGGTGTTAGATGTAGTGAGTCGTCAACTATACGTTTTCCGTGAACCGAGTCCAGAAGGCTACCAAAGTAGATCAATTTTGGCAGAAGATAAAGCGATCGCACCCTTACATTTTCCTGATGTAGAGATTCTGGTGTTAGAGATGTTACCACCAGTGATTAGCAATTTATAG
- a CDS encoding NINE protein produces MLIKRKSRSVAAILAFAGTVSFSGLHKFYLGQPLWGLLYLALSWTPIPKVASAIEGFWYLAQDEEAFDRNFNFGQSAAKTPDVGNQIGAIADALRELDSLRQEGLISEYEFEQKRRQLLE; encoded by the coding sequence ATGTTAATTAAGCGCAAAAGTAGAAGTGTGGCGGCTATTCTCGCCTTTGCTGGCACAGTTAGCTTTTCTGGATTACATAAGTTTTATTTAGGACAGCCACTTTGGGGTTTGTTGTATCTTGCGCTGTCGTGGACACCAATTCCCAAAGTGGCTAGTGCAATTGAGGGGTTTTGGTATTTAGCCCAAGATGAGGAAGCATTTGATCGCAATTTTAACTTTGGTCAGTCGGCTGCAAAAACCCCAGATGTAGGTAATCAAATCGGAGCGATCGCCGATGCTTTACGTGAGTTAGATAGTTTACGTCAAGAGGGATTGATTTCTGAGTACGAGTTTGAGCAGAAACGCCGTCAGTTGCTTGAGTAG
- a CDS encoding DUF1825 family protein produces MGFFDSEIVQQEAKQLFEDYQALIKLGNNYGKFDREGKKLFIGQMENMMDRYRVFMKRFELSEDFMAQMTVEQLKTQLNQFGITPQQMFDQMHMTLERMKSELEKQQ; encoded by the coding sequence ATGGGATTCTTCGATTCTGAGATAGTTCAGCAAGAAGCAAAGCAGTTGTTTGAAGATTATCAAGCACTGATTAAACTGGGTAACAACTACGGTAAATTTGACCGTGAGGGTAAAAAGCTGTTTATTGGGCAAATGGAAAATATGATGGATCGCTATCGCGTCTTTATGAAGCGATTCGAGCTATCAGAAGATTTCATGGCGCAAATGACCGTAGAACAACTCAAAACCCAACTCAATCAGTTTGGTATCACCCCACAGCAAATGTTTGATCAAATGCACATGACCCTAGAAAGGATGAAATCCGAGCTAGAAAAACAGCAATAA
- a CDS encoding 30S ribosomal protein S1 — translation MVNQNLTATEIGFTHEDFAALLDKYDYHFSPGDIVPGTVFSIEPRGALIDIGAKTAAYIPIQEMSINRVDAPEEVLQSNETREFFILTDENEDGQLTLSIRRIEYMRAWERVRQLQAEDATVRSGVFATNRGGALVRIEGLRGFIPGSHISTRKPKEDLVGEELPLKFLEVDEERNRLVLSHRRALVERKMNRLEVGEVVIGTVRGIKPYGAFIDIGGVSGLLHISEISHEHIDTPHSVFNVNDEVKVMIIDLDAERGRISLSTKQLEPEPGDMIKNRDLVYDKAEEMAAKYREQMLAKQQGITLPVEGAEEISAVEEEIPAATETEELVEEIPAAIEE, via the coding sequence ATGGTCAATCAGAACTTAACCGCTACAGAAATTGGATTTACTCACGAAGATTTTGCTGCCCTCTTAGACAAGTACGATTATCATTTTAGCCCCGGAGATATCGTACCAGGTACAGTTTTTAGTATAGAACCGCGTGGCGCTCTGATTGACATTGGTGCTAAAACAGCAGCATATATACCTATACAAGAAATGTCTATAAACCGGGTTGATGCCCCGGAAGAAGTTTTACAATCCAACGAAACCAGGGAATTTTTCATCCTCACCGATGAAAATGAAGATGGACAGTTAACCCTTTCCATCCGTCGGATTGAATATATGCGTGCTTGGGAGCGTGTTAGACAGCTACAAGCAGAAGATGCTACCGTGCGTTCAGGCGTATTCGCCACCAACCGTGGGGGAGCATTGGTGAGAATTGAGGGTTTACGTGGTTTTATCCCTGGTTCTCACATTAGCACCCGCAAACCAAAAGAAGATTTAGTCGGTGAAGAACTGCCTTTAAAATTCTTGGAAGTAGACGAAGAACGTAACCGTCTAGTTCTATCTCATCGTCGCGCGTTAGTTGAACGCAAGATGAACCGCCTGGAAGTAGGCGAAGTAGTTATCGGTACAGTGCGCGGTATAAAGCCTTACGGTGCATTTATTGACATCGGTGGTGTTAGTGGCTTGCTGCACATTTCAGAAATTTCTCACGAACATATCGATACACCCCACAGTGTGTTCAATGTGAATGATGAAGTTAAAGTCATGATCATTGATTTAGACGCTGAAAGAGGTAGAATTTCTCTGTCTACTAAGCAGTTAGAGCCAGAACCCGGCGATATGATTAAAAACCGTGATTTGGTTTATGATAAAGCCGAAGAAATGGCAGCTAAGTACAGAGAACAAATGCTGGCTAAACAGCAAGGTATTACTCTCCCCGTAGAAGGTGCAGAAGAGATTAGTGCTGTTGAAGAAGAAATTCCCGCAGCTACCGAAACTGAAGAATTAGTGGAAGAGATTCCCGCAGCGATTGAAGAATAA
- a CDS encoding HAD family hydrolase translates to MLTIHCGNAKFEHIQAIFFDKNGTLEDSEVYLRSLGQKAARLIDAQIPGIGEPLLMAYGINGNTLDHRGLMAVASRRETEIATAAYIAETGRGWFESLKVARQYLDEAEKYTNTTPAPLFPGTLEVLQYLSSAGLKLGILSAAPTAEVKDFVVRYQLTDYIQAQIGVDEGLSKPDPALFIHACQVLGVEAKHTLMVGDSVGDMQMARHAQAAGCIGITWIDKPDNVQGADVVIHRLDEIQITSQ, encoded by the coding sequence TTGCTGACTATTCATTGTGGAAATGCCAAGTTTGAACACATTCAAGCAATTTTCTTTGACAAAAATGGTACTTTAGAAGACTCGGAAGTTTATTTGCGATCGCTCGGACAAAAAGCCGCTAGGTTAATCGATGCTCAAATCCCTGGAATTGGCGAACCATTGTTAATGGCCTATGGGATTAATGGCAACACTTTAGATCATAGGGGATTAATGGCAGTCGCCAGCCGTCGAGAAACAGAAATCGCCACTGCCGCCTATATCGCTGAAACTGGTAGAGGTTGGTTTGAATCGTTAAAAGTAGCGCGTCAATATTTAGATGAAGCGGAAAAATATACTAACACAACCCCCGCACCCCTATTTCCAGGTACTCTAGAGGTTTTACAGTACCTCTCATCAGCTGGGTTAAAGCTGGGTATTTTGTCCGCAGCTCCCACCGCAGAAGTAAAAGATTTTGTAGTCAGATATCAATTAACTGATTACATCCAAGCCCAAATAGGTGTAGATGAGGGGTTGAGTAAACCAGATCCAGCTTTATTTATTCACGCTTGTCAAGTTTTGGGGGTAGAAGCAAAACATACTTTAATGGTAGGTGATTCCGTGGGCGATATGCAAATGGCGCGCCATGCTCAAGCTGCAGGTTGTATTGGCATTACTTGGATAGACAAACCAGATAATGTTCAAGGTGCTGATGTGGTAATTCACAGACTCGATGAAATTCAAATTACCAGCCAGTGA
- a CDS encoding DnaJ domain-containing protein, giving the protein MMLQTPLLTELLQHLSDDPYAILGLAVTADERSILKRYYILAKLLHPDQDSRNQGDKELFTAILTRLINPAYAELKNVQKRSDNLANLRAKAITWGKNAITERHPLLQKFMGMSLQEAQLFYEKAIADYAKIQYQTINQSVFIVQKLNELNLAYLYLQSQPLFNPKDKASQAVVVSPTRNHTVVAKLNKTKNSPASTINYAQRHYQRAIEYSKQSHWSLAVRELRDAIKLEPNNSDYYALLGVIHQKQKFIGMAKVYIRHALKLNPQNPLALKYASQMQIPVELHADHVSLAKAIGIAGWLSKFLVNVEAKLSQVLKFR; this is encoded by the coding sequence ATGATGTTACAGACTCCTCTACTTACAGAATTGCTCCAGCATCTATCAGACGATCCCTACGCTATTTTAGGACTTGCAGTAACGGCAGATGAGCGTAGTATTCTGAAGCGTTATTATATATTGGCAAAGCTGTTACATCCTGACCAGGATAGCCGCAACCAGGGAGACAAAGAATTATTCACAGCCATATTAACGCGGTTAATTAACCCAGCTTACGCTGAATTGAAGAATGTTCAAAAGCGAAGTGATAACCTAGCGAATTTGCGCGCCAAAGCCATCACCTGGGGAAAAAATGCCATAACTGAGCGTCATCCTTTGCTCCAGAAATTCATGGGGATGTCTCTTCAAGAAGCCCAGTTATTTTATGAAAAAGCGATCGCTGATTACGCCAAAATTCAGTATCAAACAATCAACCAATCTGTATTCATTGTCCAAAAGCTCAATGAATTGAACTTAGCTTACTTATACTTACAATCACAACCATTATTTAACCCTAAAGATAAAGCATCTCAGGCTGTAGTAGTTTCGCCCACTAGAAATCACACAGTTGTAGCTAAATTAAATAAAACTAAAAATTCTCCAGCATCTACCATCAATTATGCTCAACGTCACTATCAACGGGCAATAGAATATTCTAAACAATCCCACTGGTCATTGGCGGTGAGGGAATTGCGTGATGCCATCAAGCTAGAACCCAATAACAGTGATTACTATGCCTTGTTGGGAGTAATACATCAAAAACAAAAGTTTATTGGGATGGCGAAAGTTTATATTCGTCACGCTTTAAAACTCAACCCACAAAACCCACTAGCATTAAAATATGCTAGTCAGATGCAAATCCCCGTAGAATTACACGCAGATCATGTATCCTTAGCGAAGGCGATCGGCATTGCAGGCTGGTTAAGTAAGTTCCTGGTCAACGTCGAAGCAAAATTGAGTCAAGTGTTGAAATTTCGGTAA
- a CDS encoding 6-carboxytetrahydropterin synthase, with product MQCIVNRRAQFSASHRYWLPELSPAENLEKFGACSKFPGHGHNYVLFISMAGELDEYGMVLNLSDVKHVIKKEVTSQLDFSYLNDVWAEFQQTLPTTENIARVIWQRLAPHLPLVRVQLFEHPELWADYIGNGMEAYLSISTHFSAAHRLASPNLSDEDNQEIYGKCARTHGHGHNYHLEVTVKGEIDQRTGMIVDLGALNQVIDDYVVEPFDHTFLNKDIPYFAEVVPTAENIALYISNLLRSPIQNLGAKLHKVKLIESPNNSCEIYCTDPESNVASTVQNQPVLAKV from the coding sequence ATGCAATGTATTGTGAATCGCCGCGCTCAGTTTTCGGCAAGTCATCGCTATTGGTTGCCAGAATTGAGTCCAGCCGAGAACCTTGAGAAATTTGGTGCTTGCTCTAAATTTCCGGGACATGGACATAACTATGTCCTATTTATCTCTATGGCTGGAGAATTAGATGAATATGGCATGGTGCTGAACTTATCTGACGTGAAGCACGTAATTAAAAAAGAAGTTACCAGCCAACTAGATTTTTCCTATCTCAATGATGTCTGGGCAGAATTTCAACAAACTTTGCCTACGACGGAAAATATCGCACGAGTGATTTGGCAAAGACTAGCACCCCACCTACCGCTAGTCCGCGTACAGTTGTTTGAACATCCTGAACTTTGGGCAGATTATATAGGAAACGGAATGGAAGCTTACCTCTCTATCAGCACTCACTTTAGCGCAGCCCATCGGCTCGCAAGTCCCAATCTTAGTGATGAAGATAATCAGGAAATTTATGGTAAATGCGCCCGTACCCACGGACACGGACATAATTACCATTTAGAAGTCACTGTTAAAGGTGAAATTGATCAACGCACTGGAATGATTGTTGATTTAGGTGCTTTGAATCAAGTGATAGATGATTATGTGGTAGAGCCATTCGACCACACCTTTTTAAACAAAGATATTCCCTATTTTGCGGAGGTTGTACCAACGGCTGAGAATATTGCTTTGTATATTAGTAATTTACTGCGATCGCCCATTCAAAATTTAGGCGCGAAGCTCCACAAAGTCAAACTGATTGAAAGTCCCAATAATTCCTGTGAAATTTACTGCACAGATCCAGAATCAAATGTTGCTAGCACAGTTCAAAACCAACCAGTGTTAGCAAAAGTTTAA
- a CDS encoding T3SS effector HopA1 family protein has translation MMQLLNFFQISNQGTVNTSLIDTLQDITQKIAIHADFSIHHPHYQPLALAPNMVECFSQMPPETQKQYLSLQLRTYIYGIYYNGSLQSKLRLDQTPSNQRLDVENHAFSDIDADFHQQIDANNYGTGYFDANWQIIKQEDDGNLVVTKKGLKLHIERAKHLSQLQQNANVGDSVSIKMPKSLLTKGFYMAVGDAGANYGQNLDIRPIMVRIYLNLTSRGAIALMGAISQALNEISIPFSFKVLYNPGDYGRYDSGVLYFDKRDYATIRPIIQSIYSSHQQYFQPQVPLFTKYLAPGMGLAEEVAQKLTNQESFGMHRCQLIANGLLLSWEQGNQLPEERMKSIIEQFSSMGIDMERTYLNPDSEDIYQF, from the coding sequence ATGATGCAATTACTTAATTTTTTCCAAATATCCAATCAAGGAACTGTCAACACTTCATTAATTGACACATTACAAGACATTACTCAAAAAATTGCCATCCATGCTGATTTTTCCATCCATCACCCTCATTATCAACCTTTGGCACTTGCGCCTAATATGGTTGAATGTTTTTCTCAAATGCCACCAGAAACTCAAAAACAATATCTCAGTCTACAATTACGTACTTATATTTACGGCATTTATTATAATGGCTCTCTTCAATCTAAGTTAAGACTCGATCAAACACCATCCAACCAACGTTTAGATGTTGAAAATCATGCTTTTTCGGATATAGACGCTGACTTTCATCAACAAATCGATGCCAATAACTACGGTACAGGATATTTTGACGCAAATTGGCAGATTATCAAACAAGAAGATGACGGTAATTTAGTTGTCACCAAAAAAGGATTAAAACTACATATAGAACGCGCCAAACATCTGTCCCAATTACAACAAAATGCAAATGTTGGTGATAGTGTATCGATTAAAATGCCCAAAAGTTTGCTCACAAAAGGCTTTTATATGGCTGTAGGTGATGCAGGAGCAAATTATGGACAAAATCTGGATATTCGTCCTATTATGGTCAGAATTTATCTGAATTTGACTAGTAGAGGTGCAATTGCTCTGATGGGAGCAATATCCCAGGCTCTCAATGAAATTAGCATACCTTTTAGTTTCAAGGTTTTGTATAATCCAGGTGATTACGGGCGTTATGATTCAGGAGTGCTGTACTTCGATAAAAGAGACTATGCGACTATTCGTCCGATCATTCAAAGCATATACAGCAGTCATCAGCAATACTTCCAACCCCAAGTGCCATTATTTACCAAATACCTCGCACCAGGAATGGGACTAGCGGAAGAAGTAGCGCAAAAATTGACAAATCAGGAAAGTTTCGGAATGCACCGTTGCCAATTAATTGCCAATGGATTGTTATTATCCTGGGAACAGGGAAATCAATTACCAGAAGAGAGAATGAAATCGATAATTGAGCAATTTTCTAGTATGGGAATTGACATGGAGCGTACATACTTAAACCCTGACTCAGAAGATATCTACCAATTCTAA
- a CDS encoding AI-2E family transporter, whose amino-acid sequence MQTRKLFNWWQTLTPIARIGAIALFAPLLVLNGWAFAAIFNYFHSLIVILVGASVLAFLLNYPVSWMEYHGAKREQVAVLVFLLALSVLLALGVTLFPLALTQAQQLVARIPELIDSGRSQLMMLNEKAEVIGLPVNLDALVVQINDRVKGQLQAIAGQVLNLAVVTFTSLLDFLLTMVLTFYLLQHGGELWESLVEWLPTRFREPFSQTVRLSFQNFFITQLILSTCMASALIPTFLWLKVPFGLLFGLTIGIMALVPFGGSVGIALTTSLVALQDFSMGVKVLIAAVIVQQILENLIAPRILGSFTGLNPVWVLISVLTGARIGGLLGVIVAVPTAVIIKTALSALRLPTLIHDAEETTTAIAPEDNPKPESKNPLSVAEQPTLP is encoded by the coding sequence ATGCAGACACGCAAGCTATTCAACTGGTGGCAGACACTAACACCAATAGCAAGAATTGGGGCGATCGCACTGTTCGCTCCTCTGTTAGTTCTCAATGGTTGGGCATTTGCCGCAATTTTTAATTATTTCCACTCCTTAATAGTTATTCTAGTTGGAGCCTCAGTTTTAGCATTTCTGCTCAACTATCCCGTTAGCTGGATGGAGTATCACGGTGCAAAACGAGAGCAAGTCGCAGTTTTAGTGTTTTTACTGGCTCTATCGGTGCTTTTGGCTTTGGGGGTAACTTTGTTTCCCTTGGCTCTTACCCAGGCGCAACAGTTAGTAGCACGCATTCCAGAGTTAATTGATTCTGGGCGATCGCAATTGATGATGTTGAATGAAAAAGCCGAAGTGATAGGTTTACCTGTAAACCTAGATGCTTTGGTAGTACAAATTAATGATCGTGTCAAGGGGCAACTACAAGCGATCGCCGGTCAAGTTTTAAATCTGGCTGTGGTGACATTCACTAGTCTGCTGGATTTTCTGTTGACGATGGTGTTGACTTTTTATCTTTTACAGCATGGCGGCGAACTCTGGGAAAGTTTAGTGGAGTGGCTACCCACCAGATTCCGTGAGCCATTTTCTCAAACGGTACGTTTAAGTTTTCAAAATTTCTTTATTACCCAGCTCATCTTATCTACTTGCATGGCTTCAGCCTTAATTCCGACGTTTTTATGGCTGAAAGTCCCCTTTGGGTTATTGTTTGGCTTGACGATTGGGATTATGGCTCTTGTCCCCTTTGGCGGTTCTGTCGGGATTGCGCTGACTACTTCCTTGGTGGCTTTGCAAGATTTCTCAATGGGAGTCAAAGTTTTGATTGCGGCTGTGATTGTACAGCAAATTCTCGAAAATTTGATTGCACCCCGTATTTTAGGCAGTTTTACAGGTTTAAATCCGGTATGGGTATTAATTTCTGTGTTAACTGGAGCGAGAATTGGCGGACTTTTAGGTGTAATTGTTGCTGTTCCTACGGCTGTAATTATTAAGACTGCTCTTAGTGCTTTGCGTCTTCCTACTTTAATTCATGATGCGGAGGAAACTACTACAGCGATCGCACCTGAAGATAATCCCAAACCAGAGTCTAAAAATCCCCTGAGTGTTGCAGAACAGCCGACTTTACCGTAA
- a CDS encoding phosphotransferase: protein MKIKLNSQNVFDYLFEHKILDKSISPSAVKVEAIAAKNFNLLLSLPENKKLLIKQERANQVGKVQNEFLYEWQTQDLIQHFPELSYLQVYLRKLIHYDQDNAILIFEYLDNYQDLNEFYSDQNIFPQEIASQVGKLIATVHRATYNQQKYRNFLAQYPQNIYSNPVHYLINKLERVTPEVFAIAPPDALKFLAFYQRYEILGKAVKELANSLHPCCLIHNDLKLNNLLLANDWENANANAIRLIDWERSTWGDPALDLGKLIGSYLLIWLNSLLFSQSLTIEQSLRLANTPLEKIQPTIAALTQAYLQEFPEILVDRPNFIPQLIQCAGFALIQQIRVMLHYQSTFDNTGICLLQVAKSLLCRPEQSIPTIFGNAAREFINQPAIA from the coding sequence ATGAAAATTAAATTGAATTCTCAGAATGTTTTTGATTATTTATTTGAGCATAAAATCTTAGATAAATCAATCTCTCCATCTGCGGTTAAAGTGGAAGCGATCGCCGCTAAAAATTTCAATTTATTACTCAGTTTACCAGAAAATAAAAAGCTCTTGATTAAACAGGAAAGAGCCAATCAAGTCGGCAAGGTACAAAATGAGTTTTTATATGAGTGGCAAACGCAGGATTTAATCCAGCACTTTCCTGAATTAAGTTATTTACAAGTATATTTACGTAAGTTAATTCACTACGATCAAGATAATGCTATTCTCATTTTTGAGTACCTTGATAATTATCAAGATTTAAATGAATTTTATAGTGATCAGAATATATTTCCCCAAGAGATAGCTAGTCAAGTCGGTAAACTCATCGCTACTGTTCACCGAGCAACATATAATCAGCAAAAATATCGAAATTTTTTAGCTCAATATCCCCAAAATATTTACAGCAATCCTGTACATTACCTAATTAATAAATTAGAGCGAGTCACACCAGAAGTTTTTGCGATCGCTCCTCCCGATGCTCTGAAATTTTTAGCATTCTATCAGCGATACGAAATCCTGGGTAAAGCAGTTAAAGAACTTGCTAATTCACTGCATCCTTGCTGCTTAATTCATAATGATCTCAAGCTCAATAATCTGCTACTAGCTAATGATTGGGAAAACGCAAATGCAAATGCGATTCGCCTCATTGATTGGGAACGCTCCACTTGGGGAGATCCAGCATTGGATTTAGGTAAACTCATCGGTAGCTATCTGCTGATTTGGCTGAATAGTTTACTCTTTAGTCAATCTCTCACTATTGAACAATCCTTAAGATTAGCGAATACACCACTAGAAAAAATTCAACCTACTATTGCAGCTTTAACCCAGGCTTATCTCCAAGAATTTCCAGAAATATTAGTAGATAGACCAAATTTTATCCCACAACTCATACAATGTGCTGGTTTTGCCTTGATTCAACAAATTCGTGTGATGCTGCACTATCAAAGCACCTTTGATAATACTGGAATTTGCTTACTACAAGTAGCTAAAAGTTTGTTATGTCGTCCTGAACAATCAATTCCCACTATCTTTGGTAATGCTGCTCGTGAATTCATCAATCAGCCTGCGATCGCTTAA
- a CDS encoding Uma2 family endonuclease, whose protein sequence is MLQIKHQFQSFEEYLSYDDGTDKLYELFNGELIEMPPESGINVEIATFLLIQFASFLGYKRVRGHGLELEVRGEPRNRYPDLTIIREEHIQQLAQRNTIRLTMLPPLLVIEVVSPGELQRHRDFIAKRIQYQDCGIPEYWIIDPEAKTVLVLELTGNTYTESGNFAGDDLVVSPQFSQLNLQVSQIFDAVEKDGI, encoded by the coding sequence ATGCTCCAAATTAAACATCAATTCCAAAGTTTTGAGGAATACCTATCCTATGATGATGGTACAGATAAACTCTATGAGCTATTTAATGGTGAGTTAATTGAGATGCCCCCAGAATCAGGCATTAATGTAGAAATCGCGACATTTTTATTAATTCAGTTTGCTTCATTCTTAGGTTACAAAAGAGTGCGGGGACATGGTTTGGAATTAGAAGTCAGAGGCGAACCGAGAAACCGTTATCCTGATTTAACTATTATTCGAGAAGAACATATTCAACAGTTAGCACAGCGTAATACTATTCGCCTGACTATGCTACCGCCCCTACTAGTAATAGAAGTAGTTAGCCCAGGGGAATTACAACGACATCGAGATTTCATCGCCAAACGGATACAGTATCAAGACTGTGGTATTCCTGAATATTGGATTATTGACCCAGAAGCGAAAACTGTTTTAGTTTTAGAATTAACTGGTAATACTTACACAGAATCTGGTAATTTCGCTGGTGATGATTTAGTCGTTTCTCCTCAATTTAGTCAGCTAAATCTGCAAGTTTCCCAAATCTTTGATGCTGTGGAGAAAGATGGAATTTAA